The following proteins are co-located in the Streptomyces sp. NBC_00435 genome:
- a CDS encoding DUF742 domain-containing protein: MNGQWYDADAGPLVRPYAMTGGRTKPGPHGVRFDLIALVVVDPAGTDEAAESLLGPEHRALLGLCRDETQSVAELAADADLPVGVVRVLLGDLLEAGHVKVSRPVPPAQLPDERILREVIEGLRAL, translated from the coding sequence ATGAACGGCCAGTGGTACGACGCCGACGCGGGCCCGCTCGTCCGCCCGTACGCCATGACCGGAGGGCGTACCAAGCCGGGACCCCACGGGGTCCGCTTCGACCTCATCGCCCTGGTCGTCGTCGATCCGGCGGGGACCGACGAGGCGGCCGAGTCGCTGCTGGGCCCGGAGCACCGGGCGCTGCTCGGCCTGTGCCGGGACGAGACCCAGTCGGTGGCGGAGCTCGCGGCGGACGCGGACCTGCCCGTGGGCGTGGTGCGCGTACTGCTCGGGGACCTGCTGGAGGCCGGGCACGTCAAGGTCAGCCGGCCGGTGCCGCCCGCGCAGCTGCCGGACGAGCGGATTCTGCGTGAAGTCATCGAGGGATTGCGAGCGCTGTGA